One part of the Streptomyces ferrugineus genome encodes these proteins:
- a CDS encoding Fpg/Nei family DNA glycosylase has translation MPEGDTVWQTAKRLHTALAGNTLTRTDFRVPKYATVDLTGRTVLDVTPRGKHLLTRIEGGLTLHSHLGMEGSWKVYADQQRWTGGPAHQIRVILTTAPGAQAPDAPPARTAVGYRLPVLDLLRTSEEHNAVGHLGPDLLGPDWDPDRALANLLTDPARPIGEALLDQRHLAGIGNVYKSELCFLLRVTPWLPIGALPAEHTAQLPVLAKKLLEANRDRPVRSTTGRRGQDLFVYGRARRPCLRCTTPIRAADQGDGSRERPTYWCPACQAGPAPSPAPGTASHRRTQHRTTN, from the coding sequence ATGCCCGAAGGAGACACGGTCTGGCAGACTGCGAAGCGGCTCCACACCGCCCTCGCGGGAAACACCCTGACCCGCACCGACTTCCGGGTCCCCAAGTACGCCACGGTCGACCTCACGGGCCGCACCGTCCTGGACGTCACCCCGCGCGGCAAACACCTCCTCACCCGCATCGAAGGCGGCCTGACCCTCCACTCGCACCTCGGTATGGAGGGCTCCTGGAAGGTGTACGCCGACCAGCAGCGCTGGACAGGCGGTCCCGCGCACCAGATCCGTGTGATCCTCACAACCGCCCCCGGCGCACAGGCCCCCGACGCCCCTCCCGCCCGCACAGCCGTCGGCTATCGCCTCCCCGTCCTCGACCTGCTGCGCACCAGTGAGGAACACAACGCGGTCGGCCACCTCGGCCCCGACCTGCTGGGCCCCGACTGGGACCCCGACCGCGCCCTCGCCAACCTCCTCACGGACCCGGCCCGCCCCATCGGCGAGGCCCTGCTGGACCAGCGCCACCTCGCCGGCATCGGCAATGTCTACAAGAGCGAGCTCTGCTTCCTGCTCCGCGTCACCCCCTGGCTCCCCATCGGGGCCCTCCCCGCCGAGCACACCGCGCAACTGCCCGTCCTGGCCAAGAAGCTCCTGGAAGCCAACCGCGACCGCCCGGTCCGCAGCACGACGGGCCGCCGCGGCCAGGACCTCTTCGTGTACGGCCGCGCCCGCCGCCCCTGCCTGCGCTGCACCACCCCGATCCGCGCGGCCGACCAGGGCGACGGCTCCCGCGAGCGGCCCACCTACTGGTGCCCGGCCTGCCAGGCGGGCCCGGCCCCGAGCCCCGCGCCCGGCACCGCCTCACACCGCAGAACCCAGCACCGTACGACCAATTGA
- a CDS encoding SDR family NAD(P)-dependent oxidoreductase, whose product MAVKAYDLTGRTAFVTGAASGIGRASAVLLAEAGATVHCADRDAQGLHDTATAIKASGGTARTHHLDVTDREQLRQAVASCECLDVLAAVAGIMHSSPVLETRDEDLDRVLNVNFKGVLYACQEAARAMLAQRIRGSIVTMASGAVDTGGPGLLCYGAAKAAVVQLTKTLATEMGPHGIRVNAVAPGWIRTPMTDRHETAEQTRTEALMARMSPLGRVGEPADIAHAVLHLASDASSFTTGQILRPNGGVAMPW is encoded by the coding sequence ATGGCCGTCAAGGCGTACGACCTCACCGGACGCACCGCATTCGTCACCGGCGCCGCCAGCGGTATCGGCCGCGCCTCGGCCGTCCTCCTCGCCGAGGCCGGCGCCACCGTGCACTGCGCCGACCGTGACGCACAGGGCCTGCACGACACGGCGACCGCCATCAAGGCGAGCGGCGGCACCGCCCGCACCCACCACCTCGACGTCACCGACCGCGAGCAGCTCCGCCAGGCCGTCGCCTCCTGCGAGTGTCTGGACGTACTGGCAGCGGTCGCCGGGATCATGCACAGCAGCCCGGTGCTGGAGACGAGGGACGAGGACCTGGACCGAGTCCTGAACGTCAATTTCAAGGGCGTGCTGTACGCCTGCCAGGAGGCGGCCCGCGCGATGCTCGCGCAGCGCATCCGGGGCAGCATCGTCACCATGGCCTCCGGCGCCGTGGACACCGGAGGCCCCGGCCTGCTCTGCTACGGCGCGGCCAAGGCGGCCGTCGTGCAGTTGACGAAGACGCTGGCGACGGAGATGGGCCCGCACGGCATCCGCGTCAACGCGGTCGCCCCGGGCTGGATCCGCACCCCCATGACCGACCGCCACGAGACCGCTGAGCAGACCCGTACCGAGGCCCTGATGGCCCGGATGTCACCGCTGGGCCGGGTCGGCGAGCCTGCGGACATCGCACACGCGGTGCTTCACCTGGCGTCCGACGCGTCGTCCTTCACCACGGGGCAGATCCTGCGTCCGAACGGCGGTGTGGCGATGCCTTGGTAG
- a CDS encoding helix-turn-helix domain-containing protein: MILLRRLLGDVLRRQRQRQGRTLREVSSSARVSLGYLSEVERGQKEASSELLAAICDALDVRMSELMREVSDELALAELAQSAAATPSEPVPTSVRPMLGSVSVTGVPPERVTIKAPSEAVDVVAA, translated from the coding sequence ATGATTCTGCTCCGTCGCCTGCTGGGTGACGTGCTGCGTCGGCAGCGCCAGCGCCAGGGCCGTACTCTGCGCGAAGTCTCCTCGTCCGCCCGAGTCTCACTCGGCTATCTCTCCGAGGTGGAGCGGGGGCAGAAGGAGGCTTCCTCCGAGCTGCTCGCCGCGATCTGCGACGCGTTGGACGTACGGATGTCCGAGCTCATGCGGGAAGTGAGCGACGAGCTCGCCCTCGCCGAGCTGGCCCAGTCTGCTGCGGCCACACCCAGCGAGCCTGTACCCACGTCGGTCCGTCCGATGCTGGGTTCCGTGTCGGTGACCGGTGTGCCACCGGAACGGGTGACCATCAAGGCGCCTTCCGAGGCGGTGGACGTGGTCGCCGCGTGA
- a CDS encoding CinA family protein, with protein MNSPAADVVRLLTVKGETLAVAESLTGGLVAAEITTAPGASKAFRGSVTAYATDLKHGLLGVDATLLERHGAVNPQVAAQMAAGVRKALGADWGIATTGVAGPEMQDGQPVGTVFVAVDGPFGPGAGSAGGGKVEALRLNGSRAEIRMESVRSVLALLLRELAGEHIGNERAQDTEQNGGF; from the coding sequence GTGAATTCCCCGGCCGCCGACGTGGTGCGACTACTCACAGTGAAGGGTGAGACGCTCGCTGTCGCCGAGTCGCTGACCGGTGGACTGGTTGCGGCGGAAATCACAACCGCCCCGGGGGCCTCGAAGGCCTTCCGTGGCTCGGTGACCGCCTACGCCACCGACCTGAAGCACGGGCTGCTGGGCGTCGACGCCACTTTGCTGGAGCGGCACGGAGCGGTGAACCCGCAGGTCGCAGCCCAAATGGCGGCCGGTGTACGAAAGGCGCTCGGGGCCGATTGGGGCATCGCCACGACCGGCGTCGCAGGGCCCGAAATGCAGGACGGGCAGCCAGTGGGGACCGTTTTCGTGGCCGTGGATGGGCCCTTCGGCCCTGGCGCCGGTTCCGCCGGTGGCGGAAAAGTGGAGGCCCTGCGGTTGAACGGCAGCCGCGCGGAAATTCGTATGGAGAGTGTACGGAGCGTACTCGCACTGCTCCTGAGGGAGCTTGCGGGCGAACACATTGGGAATGAGCGGGCACAGGATACGGAACAGAACGGGGGGTTTTGA
- the pgsA gene encoding CDP-diacylglycerol--glycerol-3-phosphate 3-phosphatidyltransferase, whose product MTGVPASAAGGPSQAGATGKASAVGSSKAGSPKAGGSHAGGAETGAQGGAKSPRGGKIAAAAVNQASVWNIANLLTMLRLVLVPAFVALMLADGGYDPAWRSFAWAAFAVAMITDLFDGHLARTYNLVTDFGKIADPIADKAIMGAALICLSALGDLPWWVTGVILGRELGITLLRFIVIRYGVIPASRGGKLKTLTQGVAVGMYILALTGWLATLRFWVMAAAVILTVVTGLDYVRQAIVLRRRGIAERKAALEETEA is encoded by the coding sequence ATGACCGGAGTTCCGGCGTCCGCCGCGGGTGGTCCCTCCCAGGCGGGCGCGACGGGCAAGGCGAGCGCGGTGGGCTCGTCCAAGGCCGGGTCGCCCAAAGCCGGCGGTTCGCACGCGGGCGGCGCGGAGACCGGTGCCCAGGGCGGTGCGAAATCCCCGCGCGGCGGGAAGATCGCGGCCGCGGCCGTCAACCAGGCCAGCGTCTGGAACATCGCCAACCTCCTGACCATGCTCCGGCTGGTCCTCGTGCCCGCGTTCGTCGCGCTGATGCTGGCCGACGGCGGATACGACCCTGCGTGGCGCTCGTTCGCCTGGGCGGCCTTCGCCGTCGCCATGATCACGGACCTGTTCGACGGTCACCTGGCGCGCACCTACAACCTCGTCACCGACTTCGGGAAGATCGCCGACCCCATCGCCGACAAGGCGATCATGGGGGCGGCGCTGATCTGTCTGTCGGCACTGGGCGATCTGCCGTGGTGGGTGACGGGCGTCATCCTCGGCCGGGAACTCGGGATCACGCTTCTGCGTTTCATTGTCATCCGGTACGGCGTCATTCCGGCGAGCCGGGGCGGCAAGCTCAAGACCCTCACGCAGGGCGTGGCCGTCGGGATGTACATCCTGGCGCTGACGGGGTGGCTGGCCACTCTGAGGTTCTGGGTGATGGCTGCGGCGGTCATCCTGACCGTGGTGACCGGGCTCGACTATGTGAGACAAGCCATTGTGCTGCGCAGGCGCGGAATCGCGGAGCGCAAGGCCGCCCTGGAGGAGACGGAAGCGTGA
- the rimO gene encoding 30S ribosomal protein S12 methylthiotransferase RimO — protein MPERRTVALVTLGCARNEVDSEELAGRLEADGWDLVEDAANADVTVVNTCGFVEAAKKDSVDALLEANDLKDHGRTQAVVAVGCMAERYGKELAEALPEADGVLGFDDYADISDRLQTILNGGIHASHTPRDRRKLLPISPAERQESAAEVALPGHAPVDLPDGLAPASGPRAPLRRRLDGSPVASVKLASGCDRRCSFCAIPSFRGSFISRRPSDVLNETRWLAEQGVKEIMLVSENNTSYGKDLGDIRLLESLLPELAEVDGIERIRVSYLQPAEMRPGLIDVLTSTPKVAPYFDLSFQHSAPDVLRAMRRFGDTDRFLELLDTIRGKAPQAGVRSNFIVGFPGETEADLAELERFLNHARLDAIGVFGYSDEEGTEAATYDTKLDEDVVAERLARVSRLAEELVSQRAEERVGETVHVLVESVGSGDSADGAYGRGTHQAPETDGQVLLTSGEGLSVGRMVEAKVVGTEGVDLVAEPLVGTLACSEEADR, from the coding sequence ATGCCTGAACGCCGTACCGTCGCACTCGTCACTCTTGGCTGCGCCCGTAACGAGGTGGACTCGGAGGAGCTCGCAGGCCGCTTGGAGGCGGACGGCTGGGACCTCGTGGAGGACGCCGCGAACGCGGACGTCACCGTCGTCAACACCTGTGGCTTCGTCGAGGCCGCCAAGAAGGACTCCGTCGACGCGCTCCTGGAGGCGAACGACCTCAAGGATCATGGAAGAACCCAGGCCGTGGTGGCGGTGGGCTGCATGGCCGAGCGGTACGGCAAGGAGCTCGCCGAGGCCCTCCCCGAGGCCGACGGCGTGCTCGGCTTCGACGACTACGCCGACATCTCCGACCGCCTCCAGACCATCCTGAACGGCGGCATCCACGCCTCGCACACCCCGCGCGACCGCCGCAAGCTGCTGCCGATCAGCCCGGCCGAGCGCCAGGAGTCCGCGGCCGAGGTCGCGCTGCCCGGGCACGCCCCCGTCGATCTTCCGGACGGGCTCGCTCCGGCCTCCGGGCCCCGCGCACCGCTGCGCCGCCGTCTCGACGGTTCCCCGGTCGCCTCGGTGAAGCTCGCCTCGGGCTGCGACCGGCGCTGCTCCTTCTGCGCCATCCCGTCCTTCCGCGGCTCCTTCATCTCGCGCCGACCCAGCGATGTGCTGAACGAGACGCGGTGGCTGGCCGAACAGGGCGTCAAGGAGATCATGCTGGTCTCCGAGAACAACACGTCGTACGGCAAGGACCTGGGCGACATCCGCCTGCTGGAGTCCCTCCTGCCCGAGCTCGCCGAGGTCGACGGCATCGAGCGGATCCGCGTCAGCTACCTCCAGCCGGCCGAGATGCGCCCCGGCCTGATCGACGTGCTGACCTCGACGCCGAAGGTCGCCCCGTACTTCGACCTGTCCTTCCAGCACTCCGCGCCCGACGTGCTGCGCGCGATGCGCCGCTTCGGCGACACCGACCGCTTCCTGGAGCTGCTCGACACCATCCGCGGCAAGGCCCCCCAGGCCGGGGTGCGCTCCAACTTCATCGTCGGCTTCCCCGGCGAGACCGAGGCCGACCTCGCCGAGCTGGAGCGCTTCCTGAACCACGCGAGGCTGGACGCCATCGGCGTGTTCGGCTACTCCGACGAGGAGGGCACCGAGGCCGCGACGTACGACACCAAGCTCGACGAGGACGTCGTCGCCGAGCGGCTGGCACGTGTCTCCCGGCTGGCCGAGGAACTCGTCTCGCAGCGGGCCGAGGAGCGCGTCGGGGAGACCGTGCACGTGCTCGTCGAGTCGGTCGGCTCCGGGGACTCGGCGGACGGCGCCTACGGTCGCGGCACGCACCAGGCGCCGGAGACCGACGGGCAGGTGCTGCTCACGAGCGGCGAAGGACTGAGCGTCGGTCGTATGGTCGAGGCGAAGGTGGTCGGTACGGAGGGCGTCGACCTGGTGGCCGAGCCGCTGGTGGGCACGCTCGCATGTAGTGAGGAGGCGGACAGATGA
- a CDS encoding helix-turn-helix domain-containing protein yields the protein MSIGNSPEDERPFEDVSDESRPSIGRALKQARIDAGLTVDDVTNATRVRIAIVHAIEADNFAACGGDVYARGHIRTLAKAVHLDPAPLLAQYDDSHGGRPAPTPAAPLFEAERIRPERRGPNWTAAMVAAIVAVIGFVGFTAFKGDDSGGKTAVAEGGSTPTADKTTPTPKTDKPKDPKPEPSDSAIAAVPQDKVTVRVSAVDVSAADDECWISAKDHNGRLLFDGLLKEGDSKTFQDSEKINLVLGNASVVDLYVNGKKIENDWQSGAVEHLTYTKGDPQAG from the coding sequence GTGTCCATCGGCAACTCCCCTGAAGACGAGCGTCCGTTCGAAGACGTTTCCGACGAATCCCGTCCCTCGATCGGCCGAGCCCTGAAGCAGGCGCGTATCGATGCCGGGCTGACCGTCGACGACGTCACCAACGCCACCCGGGTCCGTATCGCCATCGTGCATGCCATCGAGGCGGACAACTTCGCCGCCTGCGGCGGTGACGTGTACGCCCGTGGTCACATCCGGACCCTGGCCAAGGCCGTCCACCTCGATCCCGCCCCGCTGCTCGCCCAGTACGACGACTCGCACGGCGGACGACCGGCGCCGACCCCGGCGGCCCCGCTGTTCGAGGCGGAGCGCATCCGTCCCGAGCGGCGCGGGCCGAACTGGACCGCGGCCATGGTCGCGGCGATCGTCGCGGTGATCGGGTTCGTCGGGTTCACCGCGTTCAAGGGCGACGACTCAGGCGGGAAGACCGCCGTCGCCGAGGGCGGCTCGACGCCGACGGCCGACAAGACGACACCCACTCCGAAGACCGACAAGCCCAAGGACCCGAAGCCGGAGCCGTCCGACAGCGCCATCGCCGCCGTCCCGCAGGACAAGGTGACCGTCCGGGTCAGTGCCGTCGACGTCAGCGCCGCCGACGACGAGTGCTGGATCTCGGCGAAAGATCACAACGGCCGGCTGCTCTTCGACGGCCTCCTCAAGGAGGGCGACTCCAAGACCTTCCAGGACAGCGAGAAGATCAACCTCGTCCTCGGTAACGCGAGCGTGGTCGACCTGTACGTCAACGGCAAGAAGATCGAGAACGACTGGCAGTCGGGTGCCGTGGAGCACCTCACCTACACCAAGGGCGACCCGCAGGCCGGATAA
- a CDS encoding DNA translocase FtsK — protein MASRSSAAKKPPAKKAAASAKAPAKKAAAKKAPAKKAPAKKAAAKKAAPPKPAPNPTGGIYRLVRAVWLGLAHAVGAVFRGIGQGAKNLDPAHRKDGVALLLLGLALIVAAGTWSNLRGPVGDLVEIIVTGAFGRLDLLVPILLAVIAVRFIRHPEKPEANGRIVIGLSALVIGVLGQVHIAVGAPARSDGMQAIRDAGGLIGWGAATPLTYTMGEVLAVPLLVLLTIFGLLVVTATPVNAVPQRLRQLGIKLGILPDPEEEDEYTDDDQRYDDQWREALPASRGRKRSAAREPYDPDSAEQEALSRRRGRPRRSAVPQPEMDRPMDAVDVAAAAAAALDGAVMHGMPPSPIVADLTQGVSVGDREETTPVPTPVPAARPKQEKLPKSDVPDLTKSEVPDLTKAAPDGTRDLPPRAEQLQLSGDITYSLPSLDLLERGGPGKSRSAANDAIVESLTTVFTEFKVDARVTGFTRGPTVTRYEVELGPAVKVERITALTKNIAYAVASPDVRIISPIPGKSAVGIEIPNTDREMVNLGDVLRLAAAAEDEHPMLVALGKDVEGGYVMANIAKMPHVLVAGATGSGKSSCINCLITSIMMRATPEDVRMVLVDPKRVELTAYEGIPHLITPIITNPKRAAEALQWVVREMDLRYDDLAAYGYRHIDDFNEAVRNGKVKAPEGSERELQPYPYLLVIVDELADLMMVAPRDVEDAIVRITQLARAAGIHLVLATQRPSVDVVTGLIKANVPSRLAFATSSLADSRVILDQPGAEKLIGKGDGLFLPMGANKPVRMQGAFVTEEEVAAVVQHCKDQMAPVFRDDVTVGTKQKKEIDEEIGDDLDLLCQAAELVVSTQFGSTSMLQRKLRVGFAKAGRLMDLMESRGIVGPSEGSKARDVLVKPDELDGVLAVIRGEA, from the coding sequence ATGGCCTCACGTTCCTCCGCAGCCAAGAAGCCGCCCGCGAAGAAGGCGGCCGCTTCGGCGAAGGCTCCGGCGAAGAAGGCCGCCGCCAAGAAAGCCCCCGCGAAAAAGGCGCCGGCCAAGAAGGCCGCGGCGAAGAAAGCCGCGCCGCCGAAGCCCGCCCCGAACCCCACCGGGGGCATCTACCGGCTCGTGCGCGCCGTCTGGCTCGGGCTCGCGCACGCGGTCGGCGCGGTGTTCCGCGGGATAGGGCAGGGCGCGAAGAACCTCGACCCCGCCCACCGCAAGGACGGCGTCGCGCTGTTGCTGCTCGGCCTCGCGCTGATCGTCGCCGCCGGCACCTGGTCCAACCTGCGCGGCCCCGTCGGCGACCTCGTCGAGATCATCGTCACCGGCGCCTTCGGTCGGCTCGACCTTCTCGTGCCGATACTGCTGGCGGTCATCGCCGTACGGTTCATCCGGCACCCCGAGAAGCCCGAGGCCAACGGCCGTATCGTCATCGGTCTGTCCGCGCTCGTCATCGGCGTCCTAGGCCAGGTCCACATCGCCGTGGGCGCGCCCGCCCGCAGCGACGGCATGCAGGCCATAAGGGACGCCGGCGGGCTGATCGGCTGGGGCGCGGCGACCCCGCTGACGTACACCATGGGCGAGGTCCTCGCCGTACCGCTGCTCGTGCTGCTCACGATCTTCGGCCTGCTGGTCGTCACGGCGACCCCGGTCAACGCCGTCCCGCAGCGGCTGCGGCAGTTGGGCATCAAGCTCGGCATCCTCCCCGACCCCGAAGAGGAGGACGAGTACACCGACGACGACCAGCGCTACGACGACCAGTGGCGCGAGGCGCTGCCCGCGTCGCGCGGCCGCAAGCGGAGTGCGGCGCGCGAGCCGTACGACCCCGACAGCGCCGAGCAGGAGGCCCTCTCGCGGCGTCGCGGGCGTCCGAGGCGCTCCGCGGTGCCGCAGCCCGAGATGGACCGTCCCATGGACGCTGTGGACGTCGCGGCGGCCGCCGCTGCCGCCCTCGACGGTGCCGTCATGCACGGGATGCCGCCCTCGCCGATCGTCGCCGACCTGACCCAGGGCGTCAGCGTGGGCGACCGCGAGGAGACCACACCGGTCCCGACGCCCGTCCCGGCCGCGCGGCCCAAGCAGGAGAAGCTCCCGAAGTCCGACGTCCCGGACCTGACCAAGTCCGAGGTTCCGGATCTCACGAAGGCCGCGCCCGACGGGACGCGGGACCTGCCACCGCGCGCCGAACAGCTCCAGCTCTCCGGCGACATCACCTACTCCCTGCCGTCGCTCGACCTCCTCGAGCGCGGTGGGCCGGGCAAGTCGCGCAGCGCCGCCAACGACGCCATCGTCGAGTCGCTCACCACCGTCTTCACCGAGTTCAAGGTCGATGCCCGCGTCACCGGCTTCACGCGCGGGCCGACGGTCACGCGCTACGAGGTCGAGCTCGGGCCGGCCGTGAAGGTCGAGCGGATCACCGCGCTGACCAAGAACATCGCCTACGCCGTCGCCAGCCCGGACGTGCGGATCATCAGCCCGATCCCCGGCAAGTCCGCGGTCGGCATCGAGATCCCCAACACCGACCGCGAGATGGTCAACCTCGGTGATGTGCTGCGCCTCGCGGCCGCCGCCGAGGACGAGCACCCGATGCTGGTTGCGCTCGGCAAGGACGTCGAGGGCGGCTATGTGATGGCCAACATCGCGAAGATGCCGCATGTACTGGTTGCCGGTGCGACCGGTTCCGGTAAGTCGTCGTGCATTAACTGCTTGATCACTTCGATCATGATGCGTGCGACCCCGGAGGACGTCCGCATGGTCCTGGTCGACCCCAAGCGCGTCGAGCTGACCGCCTACGAGGGCATCCCGCACCTGATCACGCCGATCATCACCAACCCGAAGCGGGCCGCCGAGGCGCTCCAGTGGGTCGTACGGGAGATGGATCTTCGCTACGACGACCTGGCGGCGTACGGCTACCGGCACATCGACGACTTCAACGAGGCCGTCCGCAACGGCAAGGTGAAGGCGCCGGAGGGCAGTGAGCGCGAGCTTCAGCCGTACCCGTATCTGCTGGTGATCGTGGACGAGCTCGCCGACCTGATGATGGTCGCGCCGCGTGACGTCGAGGACGCGATCGTGCGCATCACGCAGCTCGCGCGCGCGGCCGGCATCCACCTGGTGCTCGCGACCCAGCGGCCGTCGGTCGACGTCGTCACCGGTCTCATCAAGGCGAACGTCCCCTCACGGCTCGCCTTCGCCACGTCCTCGCTCGCGGACTCGCGCGTCATCCTCGACCAGCCCGGTGCCGAGAAGCTGATCGGCAAGGGCGACGGGCTGTTCCTGCCGATGGGCGCGAACAAGCCGGTGCGTATGCAGGGCGCGTTCGTGACCGAGGAGGAGGTCGCGGCGGTCGTCCAGCACTGCAAGGACCAGATGGCGCCCGTCTTCCGGGACGACGTCACCGTGGGCACCAAGCAGAAGAAGGAGATCGACGAGGAGATCGGCGACGACCTCGACCTGCTGTGCCAGGCCGCGGAGCTGGTGGTCTCCACGCAGTTCGGGTCGACGTCCATGCTCCAGCGCAAGCTGCGGGTCGGGTTCGCCAAGGCGGGGCGGCTGATGGACCTCATGGAGTCCCGCGGGATCGTCGGGCCGAGCGAAGGGTCCAAGGCTCGTGACGTTCTTGTGAAACCTGATGAGCTGGACGGAGTGCTCGCCGTGATCCGCGGGGAGGCTTAA
- a CDS encoding response regulator, translating to MVQKAKILLVDDRPENLLALEAILSALDQTLVRASSGEEALKALLTDDFAVILLDVQMPGMDGFETAAHIKRRERTRDIPIIFLTAINHGPHHTFRGYAAGAVDYISKPFDPWVLRAKVSVFVELYMKNCQLREQASLLRLQLEGGGKAAGGDSKEPAGLLAELSARLAAVEEQAEALSKQLDDESADAAAVATAAHLERKLTGLRRALDALEPGTGSTSSVPSQN from the coding sequence ATGGTGCAGAAGGCCAAGATCCTCCTGGTCGATGACCGGCCGGAGAATCTGCTGGCGCTGGAGGCGATCCTCTCTGCGCTCGATCAGACCCTGGTGCGGGCATCGTCTGGGGAGGAAGCGCTCAAAGCACTGCTGACGGACGACTTCGCGGTCATTCTGCTGGACGTCCAGATGCCGGGAATGGACGGTTTCGAAACCGCCGCGCACATCAAGCGGCGAGAACGGACCAGGGACATCCCGATCATCTTCCTCACCGCGATCAACCACGGCCCGCATCACACCTTCCGCGGCTACGCGGCGGGCGCGGTGGACTACATCTCCAAGCCGTTCGACCCGTGGGTGCTGCGGGCGAAGGTGTCCGTGTTCGTCGAGCTGTACATGAAGAACTGCCAGCTGCGTGAGCAGGCGTCGCTGCTGCGGCTCCAGTTGGAGGGCGGCGGCAAGGCCGCGGGCGGCGACTCCAAGGAGCCGGCCGGGCTGCTGGCCGAGCTCTCGGCGCGGCTCGCCGCGGTCGAGGAGCAGGCCGAGGCGCTGTCGAAACAACTGGACGACGAGTCGGCGGACGCGGCCGCGGTGGCCACTGCGGCCCATCTCGAACGCAAACTCACGGGGTTGCGGCGGGCGCTGGACGCCCTGGAACCGGGCACCGGGAGCACCTCGTCGGTGCCGTCGCAGAACTGA